GTTAGAACTTgttgatatttatattaataattttgttgatttttgtatcctttaattaattaaaaaagtatttatttaatattattataatatttttttaatatctaatattattatacattgttttgttattatactgttaatattattattatattataattttattaataattaaataatattgttgttattattttaccACTATTCCCGAATAATTTTGTCATGATTGATTATGCTCGACTAACAGTTTAGGACAACTCATATGCATGTTGGAATTTGATTAAATAAGAATTTCATATTTCCGACTCACTTGTCTTGATTGTTCCTAGAGTTAAATTAAACTGGAATTGTCTTTAAAAGGATGTGTGCACACACTCAAGGGGATATTTGAGGGATAAAACCTTCACATATCTTACAGTTAATTTATCATCAAATAGAAAAAGGGGCAATGATATCACAAAACAAAGAGATGAAGGTTGACATCAAGAAATATTAGAAGAACATATACCCAGTTGTTAGTTGTTGTAAAAGGAGTTGCTCCATTCTCCGCGCCCAGAACAAGTTCAAAACTGGGTTTATTGACAGATCCCATGTTTTAAAACCTTGCAAAAACGTATATTTGCTTTTGAAAGGAGTGCAGAAGCAGTAATACAATCTTTACTGGTACAACAACAATTGCATACCTCAGATACTGGAGAGCAAACAACTGCATCTAGCACAGGACTGAGTGATCATTTTTCACTTCAATGAATTCCTACTTCCATAACTAACGAAAGCAGTTGTAACGACCCATCATATCTCTCATCTATTAAAGCTCATATTGGTAAACCATTTGACTGGAATACTCGATCACCCTACAACTTTTATTTTGACAGTTTACACGTTACATTGGGAAAAAAGAATGACACACATGAGCTGTGCGCATCATTTGGGCGACAACTGctgagaaccatccttcttttcttccttttttgatCCTGATACGGCTGCTGTTGCTGCAGCAGTCATGGCAGCAGCTGCTGCACCTAATTTTACACCTCCTGCAGCTTTAACAGCACCACCAATTTTTGCAAAGGCAGCTATTCCTCCGACGAGAATGGCTCTCAATGCAACTGCAGGTTTTATAGTCATATTTGTGTACCTGAGGAGAAAATATCAGAGTTATAAAGCCCCAGATCACCCAAGAATAAATATCACATTGGCAAATCAAAGAACAGATATTAACACAATTTTCTTTGAGTTGCATAAGCTTGTGCAAGACGGAGCCCAAGTTACATATTCCTAAATTTAAAATAGAATATACCCCCCGGgctccgtcccaatttatgtgacactcttctttttttaatcagtctaaaaaaaatgacatttttctatattagtaacaatttaactttaaaatactcattttacTCTTAATAAGATATTTTGTGAGCCTTTTAACCATGAGAATTGTTCACTTTTTTTCGGAataattttgtactttatttcaaaaacagtgtttcattataaaattttcaaatccaACCTGGAGTTGGATTCCAAATCTAGGTTAAGTGGTCCAAACCTATTTTCCAGTTTCATCTTCAAAATTCCAAATAAAGTGTTTTCTTCGCTCGTTtgcaaaaaaatataatcaaacttCTCCATCTTCAATCCAACTTCATATACATtccaaataaagtgaaaaatatttggaATATACGGCCCGACACCTACTTATAGTCATGCCAAATCTATAGCATATTTAAAtccacaagtttcaaaagtcttcctttatttctaaaattatgTGCCCAGTCAAACATCTTCACATAAATTGGTAAGGAGGAAGTAACAGATAAGGGCCTAGATAAAATCTCGACTCCGGCGCCAGAAGGGCAACAATCTCAACATAATGAACAAAAAGGGCAACATTCAAAAAACACATACCAAAACAGACACTTCGCCTAAATATGGGCGAACTATGCCACCTCCGTTAGCTgatttccatatatatatatatatattaattatcagactcttcaaatttttattcatattcacCAGAAAAGATTGTGAAATATTCTTCTTACTTTTGCATAGTAGGATTCTTACTTTAAAGTACTGCACACTTCTACGTACAGCATACTTCCggaaaaaaattacattataagCTTCTTGAAAGACATTACGAATCATTTTACTTTTGCAGAAAAAATATTGGATGTTGATTGTTGAATAGTAAGATTCTTGTAAGAGAAAAAATTTTCTGATAATTTGGGTAGCAAGACAAGTTTAGATTATCTACTTGATATGCGTGATCTTGGTGCAATGGGCTGATAGGCTTGGGGAGCAGCTGCATTGGGATACTTGTACAATTGCTTATGTCGGGAAAATTGGGATAACGAGGTGCGTAATGTGCTTGTCATATGTGTGGAATGTTTTGGACAATCTTAATGATGCTCAGGTATCTTCCCCTActcttatatataatttggtaCAAATTCGGCATACATGTAAGAGTGGAACAAATCCGCACAAATCATGGGCAATGGTCATAGAAGTCCAACATAAGCGATTGTACTAGTGTTTAGCATTCCAATGGGACTGCTCCCCAAGCTGTCGACCCATTGCACCAAGATCACGCATATCAAGTAGATAATCTAAATTTATCTTGTTACCCGAATTATCAGGAAATTTTCAATCTCTTACAAGAATCTTACTATTCAACATTcaatcttataatatttttctgcAAAAGTAAAAAGATTTGTACTATCTCATTCAAGAATCTTACAATCTTGTAATGTGAATTCCTTTTCAGAAGTACGCACAccccataaatatatatttttaaaaatattttggtatcTGTTTCTTTGAGAGCTGCCCTTTTGGTTCATTATGTTGAAATTGTTGCCCTTCTAGCTCTGGACTCATAAAATCTCTATGATA
The Capsicum annuum cultivar UCD-10X-F1 chromosome 6, UCD10Xv1.1, whole genome shotgun sequence DNA segment above includes these coding regions:
- the LOC107874071 gene encoding uncharacterized protein LOC107874071; translated protein: MTIKPAVALRAILVGGIAAFAKIGGAVKAAGGVKLGAAAAAMTAAATAAVSGSKKEEKKDGSQQLSPK